Genomic DNA from Alkalihalobacterium alkalinitrilicum:
TCCTTCAAATTAGATCATATAGGCATTAAAGCACTTCTTTCTGACTTCGGTGTCAACGTTCATATCGGGAAGCAAAATGGCCGTTACTATGTATTATTAGAAGGGGATAAGCTGGAGTTTGGTAAAGGGGCATCTCCCGTGGAGTTTTTAAGACCAAATGAGATGAAAGATATTATTGATAAAATAGGGAAGTAAAAGTACTATGGACCGTAGCTTATAAGTTTTGTTATTTTTTGTAGCATAGAAACTTATAGATAACGAACAATAAGCTTGAGGTGAAGCGTGATGAATAAAGAGATGACGACAGCTTTAACAACGATCGGTATTGCTCAACTTTTAAAAGTCCCATTAAATAAACAAGCGAACGGAACGTGGAATTGGAGATCGGTATTTGAAAGTGGGAATATGCCGAGTTCACATTCCGCTGGGGTAACAGCTTTAGCGACCTATATTGGGTTGAAAAAGGGTTTCAAAACGGTCGATTTTGCGTTAGCTGCAGTTTTTGGAATGATCGTTATGTATGATGCGCAAGGTATCCGAAGACAAGCAGGAGAGTTAACGATAAAAGTAAATCATTTAGATGAAGAAGTAGATAAGTTAGCAGGGCATGAATCGCATTCAGCCCATGAAGAAGAAGATCGTAAACTAAAAGAAATGCTTGGTCATCAACCACAGGAAGTACTTGGTGGGGCTATATTAGGTGCCTTTACGGGAGCAATTAGTTATTTTTTAAACGAAAAATAGAGGCAACCTCCATTCGGAGACTGCCTCTTTTCTTTTGAGCTATTATCTTTGTTTGTTTTCAACAGGTAGGCGAACGGTAACAGTTGTTCCTTGACCGATTTCACTGTCAATATGAAGAGTACCATTATGATTTTGGATGATTTTGTAAGAGACCGTCATGCCGAGTCCTGTCCCTTTTTCTTTCATTGTA
This window encodes:
- a CDS encoding divergent PAP2 family protein, which codes for MNKEMTTALTTIGIAQLLKVPLNKQANGTWNWRSVFESGNMPSSHSAGVTALATYIGLKKGFKTVDFALAAVFGMIVMYDAQGIRRQAGELTIKVNHLDEEVDKLAGHESHSAHEEEDRKLKEMLGHQPQEVLGGAILGAFTGAISYFLNEK